ttagtccaaatactctagcacggtgtcatagataccaaaataatggataagggtaaaatacccttacaataacATCTGCGCTCCGGGGGATTGAACCATGAGAGATTTAGGCATGAGCTCCATAGCAAAGTTATTGCTTTGAGCAAAACTATCAGACAAAAAAAGATAGAGAAGCTCCTGTATCGAACAGAACTCTTGCAGGAATAGAGTTAACAAGCAAAGTACCAAGCACGACGTCGGTAGCTTGTTCAGCTTGCTCAACGTTGAGGTTGTTGACGCGAACAGCCCTCGGACCTTGCCTGGTGTTGTTGTTGAAGGCACGGCCCTGAGCTGGTGCACGAACCATCGCATTTGTTGCAGTAgagcgaggtggtggtggaggtagcTTCTGAGGGCAGAAGGTAGAGGTGTGCCCAACCTGACCACACTTGTAGCATGTGGGGTCGGCACGTGGACCCATCGGCCTTGGTCCACCATAAGCAGGCCTTGGCGGAGCTTGGTAGGTCCTCTGCTAAAGCTGTTGGGTGGGAGGGCGGGGAGCATACCCAGCTTGTGTAGCTTGTCCTGGCGGTGCGGGATAAGGAACCCACAACCTACGCTTCTGAGGCGGCGCTGAAGAAGGAGCACCAACCTCTCGAGTATGCTTGCGTGACTCATCGAACGCAAGCCTACCCAACTCTTCCTTGATAGCAGTGTTGACCAGCTTGTCAAAGGTGTCCATCGAGACATGAGTGAGCGCGTACTTGAGTGCCGGCTTGAGGCCATTACGGAACCTCTTCTGCTTCTTGGCATCAGTAGACACTTCTTCGCCACCATAGCGAGCTAGCTTGGAGAACTCGATGCTGTATGTCATCACATCTTTGTTGCCCTGAACAAGACTGAGGAATTTCTCCTTCATCCTGTCCATTAGCCCTTCAGGAATGTGGTGGCTTCTGAAAACTTCCCTGAATTCTTCCCAAGTGACATCAGGAGCATTGGCGGGACGCATctcgagaaagttctcccaccatGCTGCGGACCCTCCTTTCAGTAGGTGAGTCGCAAACCGCACTTTGTCTTCTGGGGCGACTCCCGCTGTGTTGAGCATGCGGTTGACATCGCGCAcccaatcatctgcatccagcGGTTCAGGAGTAGAGTCGAACGATCGCGGGTTCAACTGCAAGAAGTCCCGGATCATCACTCGACCATTGTCATGACGAGCTTGATCGAAGTTGTGCTGGGTTTGCTGCATCTGGCTCAACAGTTGAGTCATTTGCAACAGGGCTGGTCCCAGCGGAGGAGGTGGCGGAGGTCTAACCATCCCGTTGAGGGAAAACATAAGACGGTTGAGACAACAGATAAGAACAAAGCTTAGAACAAGGACTTAAGACCAGATAACACAACGATCCATAGAATTCATCAAGGTACACCATACAAGGTTCAAGTACACATGAGATCCATACGACCGCAAACAAGGATAGAAAAACTAGAACAACCACTCGACACGCAGGACAGTGGAGTATACGGTAGTTCCATAAGAATAACGATAAGGAAGCAGGCTCCGGAACAAAGAAGTGGTCGAGATAGCATCGGATCAAAGGAGaataacatgttagtatgaaaatACCAACATGTCAAAGGAATAGATTATATGTGGAGATTGACAAAGGATGATAATGAAGCAACCATAGTACAGAAAAATTTTCAAAACACTTTTCCCTATGGCACTATGGTTTCCCACAAACACGCCAAGCCTAGATGAAACAAGATAAGAATAGAGTAAAACCGTTGCATGTCCTTACCAGAGGGAGGGTGGGTGGGGTAAGAAATAAAAGCAGAATTCCTACTCTCGCGCACAATTTTTCCTATGTAGCTACCAAAATATGAGTTTCTATACACAACTTCGTCCGCTGCAAAAGGGGCTCCtaaaggcagtcctgctctgataccaagtctgtaagccccgcgagtaggaaaacccagagcgcgcaggtaagaggggtttatgtgcatgaggtcactacaaaggaccgtgaggtcgcctcgcattcccaagcatatgggtaggccaagcaacagctcgacacgcccaagcacacaacacccacctcaaaggctcacgataggctttccaagcctgagtgcttcaccttcctgtgcacttcacacatacacacactgtgcacaggatacgagggtagaatacagcttgaatatcacaacatgactatgtacgacacaaaagatggaaataaaggttcatatatatagcaacgctctaatgagcaagatccaaatgacactcaacggggaaacatatcccatcagtatatcatacataagatagccaaatagtctgggtacagacaagatccaaattggactaagagtcctgaagataatcaagcggtgtttccataaccaacaagccacaggctgctgccttaggaactatcctgctacgcaacgaagtcgtcgtccgtgaactcgacaaagtatccacctgcgtactgctcatcatctgtcgtacctgtttgtcgaaaagcgtgttccggaaaaagaggaagaaaaacgagggtaagtaccgttggcacgtacttgcgagacaagaccagctatgcttgctggtgggcggtgtaaacttcgcccggctatatggtggagtttagcggcagcaaagcactaaccaatagagacacgctacaaattccgtctaatagagaaggtgagagagcgcatattctagcagttctatactctgcaatcaAAACCCTGCCATTGcgatcccccttagccaagaggtactaacaaggcactcacacagttgacaattttatatcattccattataatagggctaacttactacgcaagtaattagcaagttattagcgacaactttaggtgtaagttgttctatgatcgagttaaacagctccaagtcgtccataaccgcggacacggcttatcgataagatttaaccctgcaggggtgcaccaatgttaccatacacgcatgctcgaacccgcttGATCACggtggagtctcacaacaagaccgttcccagatctacaagaatgcctaggggggccacccgactaagctacccgaaacgaagttcggccgtactccgatgcggactcagggtttgcgttaacggctaggcatgcgaaccacacgcttcactaaacgttccgcggggtacagtacagaatataaacacccgaaggcaacaggaagtaaacacccgaaggcaacagtaagtaaagcatggcataaatggcataggcaaataaaaccaaggttgtggcccccttttcaacagacttgagaaatggtaatgggtgatggggggtcccgataaaacctcccacgagtggttagcgcgctcagtcttagaaacagataacaagaactcgggtcctaggggacattagcaagtcaaagttccgatgctttcgcaaaggggctcacagatgcctctgcatattatatcccttagcaattttaagttgtagcaaaagttatccacttcattttcaaaaaggtagtacatgtgtcaacatcccaacaagatatcccgaacatttcgagatatcaacaaaaaccctaaactcgcctacgactcgcaaagctggaaaacaacaaacaataggtagggcgaggaggtgtatctcggacatataggtaacaggtggataggacacgtgacacaacagaatcgcaacataaggataacaatagatcaaaagagcatgtaaaatgtaaaataggtgaaggggtgggctcgcctgtcagatcagaggtagaagcaccgacacgatcctccagagggaactcgtactcctgctcgtactgctctgcatcggcgtctactcgagaagaTCCAAAAGGCACATACAAGGGAAGTAtagcacaaatcaatacaagtgcaatgcgcaatatgatgcatgatgacatggcaagatgatTTGTGCAaggcaaaattaagtggggtgctcATAATTCACATGAAATGCTAAACATCCTCACATAACACTTATTTCAACTTGCAATTTTAATTTggtacaattcagagatgatgccaatgatgcatgagGATGCAAGATTTGAAGTCCTCTCACTTTTCTGATGAAAAAGGATATATAATTTGCACAATTTGGAAATGTAGAATTGAAGATATGAATTATGCCATAATACTCATATTAAGTTCAGATTTTAATTATGTCCAAATTTATTTATCCAAAAACTAAAACAAACTTCATAGTTGGATAGATCATGAAAAGCTGATCGAAATGGGCATATGGTTTGTCCAATTCGGATTAGTAAAAGTGCAGTTTTAAATACTTTGAAAAGTAtccagatttcaaaattttcagaaacaaacaacaaaaaaaacaatAAGGGTTTTGGTTTAAACGCGTCCAAGGGAAATCGAACCCAAGCTGCGCGCGTAAGGGAGCAGGGTGTTAACCAGTGTGCTGCTGCTCGAGTTTTGTTTGAAAACAGGGTTCAGCGTACGTAAAGCGTAGGCTAGGTTTAACTGAAGAAACGACACTGCTGACTGAAAACGTGACAGTTGCAGTTGTTACTTGCACGATTTTTAAAGTGAAGAGAACAAGAGATCTTGGCAGGTTTAGGACGGGATCTGAAGTAGTTGAGTAAGGAGAAGGTGCCAGGGTTTGTTTGGAGGTGGTAGGAGCCCAGAGGATTCCCTGTGTCGCCGCCGATGATCGTTGAAAAACGTGACAACGTCACAGGGAAAACTGAAATAGCAGCAGATCTGTTTCTGGAGCCAAGTTAGATTGAAGGTGGCGTCGTGTACAGACCTCGGATCTGGGCGAACCTAAAACAAAAGTTGTGGATCTACGTCGGGGCTTTGCAACGGTACAAGGATCTCGCGCGGGGATGACCTGTGCCGGCGGCGAGGGTCGTCGGAAGTGGCCACCGTGTCACAGACATAAGAATGGTTTTTAAACGTTTTTCGATTTCGTTTCTGCTCCGTTCTCTTCGATCTTCTCCTCGAGTCAACGATGTATAGCATGCAGTGAGGAGGAGAGGGGACGTGCTCACCCTGGTGGTGCCCGACGAGGTGAAGGAATACGCCGGCGACGAGGAAGACGGGATGGCCGTGACGGGGAGGCAGAGGTGGTCGGGCTTGAGTAGATCCTGGCGTCCCTGGACCGTGTCGACGTAGAGGCCAACGAAGAAGGTGGACGATGGTGCTTCTCCACGCTCAGGTGCCGGAGAGGTAGGTCATGGCGTCGTCGGCGTTCATGGCAGGGAGCTCTCTGTGGGGTTTTTCTTGGGGAAGAAAGGTGTGGCGGCGGCGTTGGAGAGGAAAAAAGGAGGCTAGGGTTCGGAGGGGGGATCTGGCGCTGCTTATGAGAGAACGGAGGGGAGCAGGTGAACGTGAGCGAGGGAGACGGAGTTCCTTCGTTTGCCAGAAACAGGTGGAGGAGACGGCGACGTCGAACGAAAAGGAACGTCTCCGTTTACTGTATCTGGCATGCAGAACGGCTGGATGTTGGGCTGCACCAATGCTGGGCCACTTGGTGGAGCTGGGCCACGGTGGAGAATAGAGAAAAAAGAGGGAAACAAAAGAGGTATTtggaatgagagagagattacaAGATGAAAAACAAGCTTATGTCATATGTGATGACATTGAGAAGAAGTAGAATTAAAAGAGGGAGATTAAGGTGTTACCAATTTTTCAGaaaat
This Lolium perenne isolate Kyuss_39 chromosome 1, Kyuss_2.0, whole genome shotgun sequence DNA region includes the following protein-coding sequences:
- the LOC139831332 gene encoding uncharacterized protein, with translation MVRPPPPPPLGPALLQMTQLLSQMQQTQHNFDQARHDNGRVMIRDFLQLNPRSFDSTPEPLDADDWVRDVNRMLNTAGVAPEDKVRFATHLLKGGSAAWWENFLEMRPANAPDVTWEEFREVFRSHHIPEGLMDRMKEKFLSLVQGNKDVMTYSIEFSKLARYGGEEVSTDAKKQKRFRNGLKPALKYALTHVSMDTFDKLVNTAIKEELGRLAFDESRKHTREVGAPSSAPPQKRRLWVPYPAPPGQATQAGYAPRPPTQQL